The genome window TCTAATTTAAGCTCCCTTACTGCTTCAAAGATATCCACTTCCCCAATAATATTGGTCGTTAAAGTTTCCGCTGGTGCTTTCCATGAAGTAGGCACAAAAGACTGAGCCGCCAGATGAAAGATATAATTGGGCTTAACCTCCGCTAATACACTCGACACTGAGGACGCATCTCTAATATCACAGTCTAAAAGATGCAATTCATCCTTTATGTGGTCGATATTCTCCATTCGGCTTCTCCATCTTATCGTACCAAAAACCTCAACATCTTTAGATAAACAGTATTCTGCCAAGTGGCTTCCCGCAAATCCCGATATTCCCGTAATCAAAACCTTCAAATCCTTGGTTCCCATCTCACCAACTCCTTAAAATTTAATCTTGCTTACCTGCCGCCGTGCCTACCGGCAGGCAGGTTTAAAATTTTTATTTTACCACCTTAACAAATTTTTTGATAACTTCCGTTTATAAAAAGACAGCGACCTAAAATCCTCGAACTTTAAATTTAAAAATCATTTTAAGGTACCTGACAATGGTTATGGGAATATTAATTTTGCTGGTGCCTTTTTTAGCGTCGTATTTGAGGATGAAGGGGACTTCTTTAAACTTGGCATCAAGCTGGCGTAATTTTATTAAAATTTCCGGTGTAGCAGAAAATCCCTTCTCCGTAATAAATTTCTCATTGTAATCTCGAAAAGCTTTCTCAATAAGCTCGGCTTTAAATGCCCTGTAACCACTGGTGTAATCACGCAAATCTTTTATTGTAAAGGCACACCTTAAAAGAGACCCAGCTCCACGACTTAAAATTTTCCTAAGATTTGAAAGCCCTCGCTCGCCCGCTCCCGGGAGAAATCTGGAAGCTATTATTACATCAGCACCGTTAATTCCCTCGACCATCGAGGGAATATAATTAGGATCATGGGTAGCATCTCCATCCATGGTAATAATTACATCACCCTTCAAGCTCAAATTAACAGCTTCCCTTAAACCATTGCGCAAAGTAATACCGAGTCCCTGGTTGGACATATTGTGAAGACATCGAATTGGATACTTGGAGGCCATTTCTTCAACAATTTCACCTG of Candidatus Oleimmundimicrobium sp. contains these proteins:
- a CDS encoding glycosyltransferase, with protein sequence MIYIVIPAYDEEKNIGQLLKQIDDVLKGKYLAIVVDDGSTDKTGEIVEEMASKYPIRCLHNMSNQGLGITLRNGLREAVNLSLKGDVIITMDGDATHDPNYIPSMVEGINGADVIIASRFLPGAGERGLSNLRKILSRGAGSLLRCAFTIKDLRDYTSGYRAFKAELIEKAFRDYNEKFITEKGFSATPEILIKLRQLDAKFKEVPFILKYDAKKGTSKINIPITIVRYLKMIFKFKVRGF